The Victivallis lenta DNA segment TATACCTCAGCGGCAGTCAGGTTGTCATATGAATCAAACTAAATTCCGGCATAGACACTGATAGGCGGGTTCTCGTAAAATCGGGCGTTCCGCCTTCCATTCCACGGGCAGCCAGAGGTAGCGGCCGTCGATTGCGTTTTCCGGATTCCAGCGATCGGCCATGAAGATGATTTCGTCCGGCGCCAGCTGCAGAGCAAAGGTACCTTGAGCCCCATAGGTGATGTCGCCTCCGGCGTCAACCGCCGGATTGCCCAGCTCAGTCCACGGCCCGGCCAGCCGATCGGCAACGGCGCTGCGGGCGGCATTGGGAGCCCAGCCGGTACAGCCGGAACCGATGAAATAATACTTTCCATTCCGCTTGAACAACACGGGAGCCTCCATCCAGCGCCATGGAAACAGCCGCCAGTAGCGTCCGGTAAAGCCGGTGTAAGTACGATCCAGTTCGGCAAGATGGAGCGTGCTGTTTTTTTCCGAGGCATAAACCACATAAGCAGTCCGGTCGTCATCGACGAAGAGCGTCATATCGCGACTCTGCTGGCCTGTTTCGAGATCCATTCCCAGCACACTGAGCTGCGGCGTCAGCGGATTGGCATCATAAGGAAGCGTCGGCATCTCCCGGCGTGCCGCTTCAATCCGGGCCGATTCTTTCAATTCCGGTGGCGTATTCTGAGCCCAGACACCCGGATTCGGGCGCCCGTGCCAAAGCAGCCGGAAAGGTCCTTCCGGCCGGTCGGCAACGGCGACGGCCTGCCGGGCATCCGAGTAGGTGCAGTCCCGTTCCAGATGGAACCACATCACGAATTTT contains these protein-coding regions:
- a CDS encoding family 43 glycosylhydrolase, which gives rise to MTELLACPGMSGEIWLDTDGVPINAHGGGILKEGNLFYWYGEHKVAGTRGNLAWVGVHVYRSDDLVHWCDAGIAFDIRDGGSLLPGCVIERPKVVRSPAGKFVMWFHLERDCTYSDARQAVAVADRPEGPFRLLWHGRPNPGVWAQNTPPELKESARIEAARREMPTLPYDANPLTPQLSVLGMDLETGQQSRDMTLFVDDDRTAYVVYASEKNSTLHLAELDRTYTGFTGRYWRLFPWRWMEAPVLFKRNGKYYFIGSGCTGWAPNAARSAVADRLAGPWTELGNPAVDAGGDITYGAQGTFALQLAPDEIIFMADRWNPENAIDGRYLWLPVEWKAERPILREPAYQCLCRNLV